A single genomic interval of Nonomuraea rubra harbors:
- a CDS encoding GDP-mannose 4,6-dehydratase, translated as MARRALITGITGQDGSYLAEHLLEEGYEVWGLARGQANPRVSRMRKLLADVRVVRGDLLDQGSLISAVERVQPDEVYNLGAISFVPMSWEQAELTAEVTGMGVLRMLEAIRVCSGVSRSSGSGGQIRFYQASSSEMFGQVSETPQNERTAFHPRSPYGVAKAYGHFLTQNYRESYGMFAVSGILFNHESPRRGAEFVTRKVSLGVARIKLGLASELRLGNLEARRDWGYAGDYVKAMQLMLQAGKPEDYVIGTGRMKSVRELVEAAFSAAGLDWERYVVTDQTLHRPAEVDLLCADPKKARVQLGWEPRVSFDELVAMMVEADLRLLTDGGDPHDDSSWP; from the coding sequence TTGGCCAGGCGCGCTCTGATCACCGGCATCACCGGCCAGGACGGTTCCTATCTGGCGGAGCACCTGCTCGAAGAGGGGTACGAGGTCTGGGGGCTGGCCCGGGGGCAGGCCAACCCGCGCGTGTCGCGGATGCGGAAGCTGCTGGCCGACGTCCGGGTGGTGCGGGGGGATCTGCTGGACCAGGGGTCGCTGATCTCGGCCGTGGAGCGGGTACAGCCGGACGAGGTGTACAACCTGGGGGCGATCTCGTTCGTGCCCATGTCGTGGGAGCAGGCCGAGCTCACGGCCGAGGTGACCGGGATGGGCGTGCTGCGCATGCTCGAGGCCATCCGGGTGTGCTCGGGCGTGTCGCGGTCGTCGGGCTCCGGTGGACAGATCCGCTTTTATCAGGCTTCGTCCTCTGAGATGTTCGGGCAGGTCAGCGAGACTCCGCAGAACGAGCGCACCGCCTTCCACCCGCGGTCGCCGTACGGGGTGGCCAAGGCGTACGGGCACTTCCTCACGCAGAACTACCGCGAGTCGTACGGGATGTTCGCCGTGTCCGGGATCCTGTTCAACCACGAGTCGCCGCGGCGCGGCGCCGAGTTCGTCACCCGGAAGGTGTCGCTGGGGGTGGCCCGGATCAAGCTGGGGCTGGCCTCGGAGCTGCGGCTGGGGAACCTGGAGGCGCGGCGCGACTGGGGGTATGCCGGTGACTACGTCAAGGCCATGCAGTTGATGTTGCAGGCCGGCAAGCCCGAGGACTACGTGATCGGGACCGGGCGGATGAAGTCGGTCCGGGAGCTGGTGGAGGCGGCCTTCAGTGCGGCGGGGCTGGACTGGGAGCGGTACGTCGTCACCGATCAGACGTTGCATCGGCCGGCCGAGGTGGATCTGTTGTGTGCGGATCCGAAGAAGGCTCGGGTGCAGCTGGGGTGGGAGCCTCGGGTGTCGTTCGATGAGCTGGTGGCGATGATGGTGGAGGCGGATCTGCGGTTGCTCACGGATGGTGGGGACCCGCACGACGACAGCTCCTGGCCGTGA
- a CDS encoding transcriptional regulator codes for MRDVLYLEEIEQAEALLKPQRVEVLRQLAEPRTCSEVAERLGQTPQRVYYHVKRLVEAGLVDQVSERKVRGIHEGIYQAGARSYWLSPRLVGRLGLRKARDQLSLGYLLDLMEEVQADIAALDRAASELPSIGISGEIRVRPENRQEFLNELQSMLQDLFTRYGGTEGDAFKLALACYPQTAQEPRGERDHD; via the coding sequence ATGAGAGACGTCCTGTACCTCGAAGAGATCGAGCAGGCCGAAGCCCTGCTCAAACCGCAGCGCGTGGAGGTGCTGCGGCAGCTCGCCGAGCCGCGCACCTGCTCAGAGGTGGCCGAACGCCTGGGCCAGACGCCGCAGCGGGTCTACTACCACGTGAAGCGCCTGGTCGAAGCGGGCCTGGTCGATCAGGTGTCCGAGCGCAAGGTGCGCGGCATCCACGAGGGCATCTACCAGGCCGGAGCACGCTCGTACTGGCTGTCGCCCCGGCTCGTGGGCAGGCTCGGGCTGCGCAAGGCCCGCGACCAGCTCAGCCTCGGCTACCTGCTCGACCTCATGGAGGAGGTCCAGGCCGACATCGCGGCGCTCGACAGGGCCGCCTCCGAGCTGCCGTCCATCGGTATCTCCGGAGAGATCCGCGTGCGTCCGGAGAACCGCCAGGAGTTCCTGAACGAGTTGCAGAGCATGCTGCAGGACCTGTTCACCCGCTACGGCGGGACCGAGGGCGACGCCTTCAAGCTGGCGCTCGCCTGCTATCCGCAGACCGCTCAAGAGCCCAGAGGAGAACGAGACCATGACTGA
- a CDS encoding SRPBCC family protein, whose translation MTEPMIVRAGIPAPVERVRRALTDPADLRVWLAEHVEVELPERFAFWGRTTPEGDAPHQRLLHADERTLRFAWLLDGEETTTELSIEADGDDRTILTLSQTHFDFQDVITGKSIRGVLQTYWCQVLANLADHLTGRVPTPMQDYTSTDMRVEVSIDAPASKVFHAITDSDAVSLWFGYRVDIEPYEGGRLAMGGFDDNPDPAKVLEVVSDRKFSVDWGDGGVGTWELEGAGGKTRLTLVQSGFDQANPPYAAWGGFLSGVAELRRYLEVPDWKPIIMA comes from the coding sequence ATGACTGAGCCCATGATCGTCCGAGCAGGCATCCCGGCCCCGGTCGAGCGGGTGCGCCGCGCGCTGACCGATCCGGCCGACCTGCGTGTCTGGCTGGCCGAGCACGTCGAGGTGGAGCTGCCGGAACGGTTCGCGTTCTGGGGCCGTACGACGCCGGAGGGCGACGCGCCGCACCAGCGGCTGCTGCACGCGGACGAGCGCACGCTGCGCTTCGCGTGGCTGCTCGACGGCGAGGAGACGACCACCGAGCTGTCGATCGAGGCCGATGGCGACGACCGGACGATCCTGACCCTGTCCCAGACGCACTTCGACTTCCAGGACGTCATCACGGGCAAGAGCATCCGGGGGGTGCTGCAGACGTACTGGTGCCAGGTGCTGGCAAACCTGGCCGATCACCTGACCGGCCGGGTGCCGACGCCCATGCAGGACTACACCTCCACGGACATGCGGGTCGAGGTCTCGATCGACGCGCCGGCGTCCAAGGTGTTCCACGCGATCACCGACTCGGACGCGGTGTCGCTGTGGTTCGGCTACCGGGTCGACATCGAGCCGTACGAGGGCGGGCGCCTGGCCATGGGCGGCTTCGACGACAACCCGGACCCCGCCAAGGTGCTGGAGGTCGTGTCCGACCGCAAGTTCTCCGTGGACTGGGGTGACGGCGGGGTCGGGACGTGGGAGCTGGAGGGGGCCGGCGGGAAGACGCGGCTGACGCTGGTGCAGAGCGGCTTCGACCAGGCGAACCCGCCGTACGCGGCTTGGGGCGGGTTCCTGTCGGGGGTCGCCGAGCTGCGACGCTACCTGGAGGTGCCGGACTGGAAGCCGATCATCATGGCGTAG
- a CDS encoding endonuclease domain-containing protein, which yields MTRAAPQATICRQTAAHLWGIKTLSTPEEDWPVELTAQGHLAIPGCVTYVVPLPDEDITEHRGIRLTTMSRTALDCARWLPRTEAVAVLDQFARRGVDLEALWHRPLNTWSLRETLSLADRGAASPRESWLRVILVDGGLPRPTTQIKVELGEDRFAYLDLGWEEFKVAVEYDGQQHHTSPADQQHDADRREELRRRGWRVIAVRRDVIPGQIADLLHHVANALIERGWRPGPQGTIRILGRIRAARRSRRYR from the coding sequence GTGACGCGAGCGGCCCCGCAGGCCACCATCTGCCGTCAGACAGCAGCACACCTCTGGGGCATCAAGACCCTCTCCACACCGGAGGAGGACTGGCCGGTGGAGCTGACCGCTCAAGGCCACCTCGCGATCCCCGGTTGCGTCACCTACGTGGTGCCTCTCCCCGACGAGGACATCACGGAGCACAGAGGCATCCGTCTCACCACGATGTCTCGCACGGCCCTCGACTGCGCCCGCTGGCTGCCGCGCACGGAAGCCGTGGCCGTTCTCGACCAGTTCGCCCGCAGAGGCGTGGACCTGGAAGCCCTCTGGCACCGGCCCCTCAACACGTGGAGCCTCCGCGAAACCCTCAGCCTCGCCGACCGCGGCGCAGCCTCTCCCCGGGAGAGCTGGCTCAGGGTCATCCTGGTCGACGGCGGCCTCCCCAGACCCACCACCCAGATCAAGGTGGAGCTGGGCGAAGACCGCTTCGCCTACCTCGACCTGGGCTGGGAGGAGTTCAAGGTCGCGGTGGAGTACGACGGCCAGCAGCACCACACCTCACCCGCCGACCAGCAGCACGACGCGGACCGTCGTGAGGAGCTGCGCCGACGTGGCTGGCGCGTGATCGCCGTCCGCCGGGACGTCATTCCCGGCCAGATCGCCGACCTCCTCCACCACGTGGCCAACGCCTTGATCGAACGCGGCTGGCGCCCGGGCCCGCAAGGCACGATCCGCATCCTCGGCCGCATCCGCGCAGCCCGCCGCAGCCGCCGCTACCGATGA
- a CDS encoding cytochrome P450 produces MHIDLVDRDIYANAGPPHDQLAWLRANSPVHWHEGEPGFWAVTRYEDVVHVSRHSDLFSSHRKLALFDDLPEDQIALQRLMMLNQDPPEHTRRRSLVNRGFTPRTIGALEQHIRDICDDLLDKLTGEIDFVTEVAAPLPLYVICELLGAPAADRDKLFNWSNRMIGAQDPDYAASPEEGSGAAMEVYAYANQLAAQRKANPKNDIVTKLLQPDEHGETLGEDEFDLFVLLLVVAGNETTRNAASGGMLALFDHPDQWNRLVADPTLAKTAADEIVRWVSPVNLFRRTSTTDQVLGGQEIKENDKVVVFYSAANRDPSVFPDAETFDISRDPNPHIGFGGGGAHFCLGNHLAKLELRVLFEQLARRHPRLRRTGEVRRLRSNFINGIKELPVTIG; encoded by the coding sequence GTGCACATCGACCTTGTCGACAGGGACATTTACGCGAACGCCGGCCCACCCCACGACCAGCTAGCCTGGCTACGCGCGAACTCCCCCGTCCACTGGCACGAGGGCGAGCCCGGCTTCTGGGCCGTGACGCGCTACGAGGACGTCGTACACGTGTCACGACACTCCGACCTCTTCTCCTCCCACCGCAAGCTCGCCCTCTTCGACGACCTCCCCGAGGACCAGATCGCGCTCCAGCGCCTCATGATGCTCAACCAGGACCCTCCCGAGCACACGAGGCGGCGCTCGCTGGTCAACCGCGGCTTCACCCCGCGCACGATCGGAGCACTCGAACAGCACATCCGCGATATCTGCGACGACCTCCTCGACAAGCTGACCGGCGAGATCGACTTCGTCACCGAAGTCGCCGCACCCCTGCCTCTCTACGTGATCTGCGAACTGCTCGGAGCCCCGGCGGCCGATCGCGACAAGCTGTTCAACTGGTCCAACCGCATGATCGGCGCCCAGGACCCCGACTACGCCGCCAGCCCCGAGGAGGGCTCGGGCGCGGCCATGGAGGTCTACGCCTACGCCAACCAGCTCGCCGCCCAGCGCAAGGCGAACCCCAAGAACGACATCGTCACCAAGCTCCTCCAGCCGGACGAGCACGGCGAGACCCTCGGCGAGGACGAGTTCGACCTCTTCGTCCTCCTCCTCGTGGTCGCCGGCAACGAGACCACCCGCAACGCGGCCTCCGGTGGCATGCTCGCGCTCTTCGACCATCCCGACCAGTGGAACCGGCTGGTCGCCGACCCGACGCTGGCGAAGACGGCGGCGGACGAGATCGTCCGATGGGTCTCCCCCGTCAACCTCTTCCGGCGCACCTCGACCACCGACCAGGTGCTGGGCGGGCAGGAGATCAAGGAGAACGACAAGGTCGTGGTCTTCTACTCCGCCGCCAACCGCGATCCTTCCGTCTTCCCCGACGCCGAGACCTTCGACATCTCCCGCGACCCGAACCCCCACATCGGCTTCGGCGGCGGCGGAGCGCACTTCTGCCTGGGCAACCACCTGGCCAAGCTGGAACTGCGGGTCCTCTTCGAGCAACTGGCCCGCCGCCACCCCCGCCTCCGCCGGACGGGCGAGGTGCGGCGCCTGCGCTCCAACTTCATCAACGGCATCAAGGAACTACCCGTGACCATCGGCTGA